From one Catellatospora sp. IY07-71 genomic stretch:
- a CDS encoding intein-containing Rv2578c family radical SAM protein: MRWSHLTESTPPDASAPVQPPLPGAVVRTFDTPEFAGMTFYEVRAKSLINRVPGGDDRRVPFEYTVNPYRGCTHACSYCLAGETPVLMADGRTKPIAELRVGDAIIGTVRDGAYRRYAVTHVRDKWSTVKPAYRVTLRDGTELVASGDHRFLTDRGWKHVTGARAGAAQRPHLTTGNKLMGTGRFAEPPKESPEYRRGYLHAVLRPEPEQGYRDPYGTVPRFRLATEEPQVMSRVIGYLRESGAHTAEFAPAGRGTGVSTYARRDLDLITTLRQPPAEPDPEWAKGFLAGIFDAEGSHTQGLWRVVHTDVELVEPTREALRSFGFQFAVEDRVGPIGLLSLRLLGGLPEKLRFFHLTDPAVTRRRAVQGGAVKGAVPLHVERIEPLGLELPLWDITTGTGDFIANGVVSHNCFARNTHTYLDLDAGHDFDSKIVVKVNAPEVLRRELAAPRWGGQSIAMGTNVDCYQRAEGRYRLMPGIISALSDWSNPFSILTKGTLILRDLPLLARAATRTRVSVSLSVGFLDEGLWRSVESGTPSPARRVDAVRRLTDAGMRVGVLMAPILPGLTDGEEHVDATVEALAEAGAASVTPLVLHLRTGAREWYLRWLRAHHPGLVPLYERLYPGRRAFASADYQRLVTARVRRAMRRHGLLPRDELARDLVVNEPEEEAPAAPATGVQLTLL, encoded by the coding sequence GTGCGCTGGAGTCATCTCACCGAGAGCACCCCGCCGGACGCGTCCGCGCCGGTGCAGCCGCCGCTGCCCGGCGCGGTCGTGCGTACGTTCGACACTCCCGAGTTCGCCGGGATGACGTTCTACGAGGTCCGGGCCAAGTCGCTGATCAACCGGGTGCCCGGCGGCGACGACCGCCGGGTGCCGTTCGAATACACCGTCAACCCCTACCGGGGCTGCACCCACGCCTGCTCGTACTGCCTGGCCGGCGAGACGCCGGTGCTGATGGCGGACGGGCGCACCAAGCCCATCGCGGAGCTGCGCGTGGGCGACGCGATCATCGGCACGGTCCGCGACGGCGCCTACCGCCGCTACGCGGTGACCCACGTGCGGGACAAGTGGTCCACCGTGAAGCCCGCCTACCGGGTCACCCTGCGCGACGGCACCGAGCTGGTGGCCAGCGGCGACCACCGCTTCCTCACCGACCGGGGCTGGAAGCACGTCACCGGGGCGCGCGCCGGGGCCGCGCAGCGGCCGCACCTGACCACCGGCAACAAGCTGATGGGCACCGGCCGTTTCGCCGAGCCGCCCAAGGAGTCCCCGGAGTACCGGCGCGGTTACCTGCACGCCGTGCTGCGCCCCGAGCCGGAGCAGGGCTATCGCGACCCGTACGGCACCGTGCCGCGGTTCCGGCTGGCCACCGAGGAGCCGCAGGTGATGAGCCGTGTGATCGGCTACCTGCGCGAGTCGGGCGCGCACACCGCCGAGTTCGCGCCGGCGGGCCGGGGCACCGGCGTCAGCACGTACGCCCGCCGCGATCTGGACCTGATCACCACGCTGCGGCAGCCCCCCGCCGAGCCCGACCCGGAGTGGGCCAAGGGTTTCCTGGCCGGAATCTTCGACGCCGAGGGCAGCCACACGCAGGGGCTGTGGCGCGTCGTGCACACCGACGTGGAGCTGGTCGAGCCGACCCGCGAGGCGCTGCGGAGCTTCGGCTTCCAGTTCGCGGTGGAGGACCGGGTCGGCCCGATCGGCCTGCTCAGCCTGCGCCTGCTCGGCGGGCTGCCGGAGAAGCTGCGCTTCTTCCACCTGACCGACCCCGCGGTGACCCGGCGGCGCGCGGTGCAGGGGGGCGCGGTGAAGGGCGCGGTGCCGCTGCACGTGGAGCGGATCGAGCCGCTCGGCCTGGAGCTGCCGCTGTGGGACATCACGACGGGCACCGGCGACTTCATCGCCAACGGCGTGGTCAGCCACAACTGCTTCGCCCGCAACACGCACACGTATCTCGACCTCGACGCCGGGCACGACTTCGACTCGAAGATCGTGGTCAAGGTGAACGCGCCCGAGGTGCTGCGCCGGGAGCTGGCCGCGCCGCGGTGGGGCGGCCAGTCCATCGCCATGGGCACCAACGTCGACTGCTACCAGCGGGCCGAGGGGCGCTACCGGCTGATGCCCGGCATCATCTCGGCCCTGTCGGACTGGTCCAACCCGTTCTCGATCCTCACCAAGGGCACGCTGATCCTGCGCGACCTGCCGCTGCTGGCGCGGGCCGCCACGCGGACCCGGGTGTCGGTGTCGCTGTCGGTCGGCTTCCTCGACGAGGGGCTGTGGCGCTCGGTCGAGTCGGGCACGCCGTCCCCGGCCCGCCGGGTGGACGCGGTCCGCCGCCTCACCGACGCCGGCATGCGGGTCGGCGTGCTGATGGCGCCGATCCTGCCCGGCCTCACCGACGGCGAGGAGCACGTCGACGCCACGGTGGAGGCGCTGGCGGAGGCGGGCGCGGCGAGCGTGACCCCGCTCGTCCTGCACCTGCGCACCGGCGCCCGGGAGTGGTATCTGCGCTGGCTGCGCGCCCACCATCCGGGGCTGGTGCCGCTCTACGAGCGGCTCTACCCGGGGCGGCGTGCCTTCGCGAGCGCCGACTACCAGCGGCTGGTCACCGCGCGGGTGCGCCGGGCGATGCGGCGGCACGGCCTGCTGCCCCGCGACGAACTCGCCCGGGACCTGGTCGTGAACGAGCCGGAGGAAGAGGCGCCCGCCGCACCGGCGACGGGCGTTCAGCTCACGCTTCTGTGA
- a CDS encoding co-chaperone YbbN, protein MGTVEFTTENFGEKTGGDGITFVDFWASWCGPCVRFAPVYERAAEANPDITFGKVDTEAQQALAGHFNIQSIPTIMAIRDGVIVYAQPGALPEVAFTDLIQKVRELDMEQVKADAKAA, encoded by the coding sequence ATGGGCACCGTGGAGTTCACCACCGAGAACTTCGGCGAGAAGACGGGCGGGGACGGCATCACCTTCGTCGACTTCTGGGCGAGCTGGTGTGGGCCGTGTGTCCGGTTCGCGCCGGTCTACGAGCGGGCCGCGGAGGCGAACCCGGACATCACGTTCGGCAAGGTCGACACGGAGGCGCAGCAGGCGCTCGCCGGGCACTTCAACATCCAGTCGATCCCCACCATCATGGCGATCCGCGACGGCGTGATCGTGTACGCGCAGCCCGGCGCGCTGCCGGAGGTGGCGTTCACCGACCTGATCCAGAAGGTGCGCGAGCTCGACATGGAGCAGGTTAAGGCGGACGCGAAGGCTGCCTAG
- a CDS encoding thiol-disulfide oxidoreductase DCC family protein → MSATFVYDGDCAFCTACARFIERRVPTAARIVPWQRADLAALGLTRAQCREAVQFVTPGRPVLAGPDAIAALLRTSHAGWRPIGGALARPGLGALAWPVYRWIARHRHQLPGGTAACAVPPR, encoded by the coding sequence ATGAGCGCGACCTTCGTGTACGACGGCGACTGCGCCTTCTGCACCGCGTGCGCCCGGTTCATCGAGCGCCGGGTGCCCACCGCCGCCCGGATCGTGCCGTGGCAGCGGGCCGACCTCGCCGCGCTCGGCCTCACCCGCGCGCAGTGCCGGGAAGCCGTGCAATTCGTGACTCCCGGCCGCCCCGTGCTGGCCGGCCCGGACGCCATCGCGGCCCTACTGCGCACCAGCCACGCCGGCTGGCGCCCGATCGGCGGCGCGCTCGCCCGGCCCGGTCTGGGCGCCCTGGCCTGGCCCGTCTACCGGTGGATCGCCCGCCACCGCCACCAGCTCCCGGGCGGCACCGCGGCGTGCGCCGTACCCCCGCGCTAG
- a CDS encoding MaoC family dehydratase, with product MPGRAPPFTASRGRRRTMQFGRYFEEFEVGAIYKHWPGKTVTEYDDHLFCLLTMNHHPLHLDAHYAATQTDFKRNVVVGNYIYSLLLGMSVPDVSGKAIANLEVESLRHVAPTFHGDTIYGETTVLDKRESESKPDRGVVAVETRGYNQDGTLVCVFKRKVMVPKRPD from the coding sequence GTGCCGGGGAGGGCCCCGCCGTTCACTGCATCCAGGGGCAGGAGACGGACAATGCAGTTCGGGCGCTACTTCGAGGAGTTCGAGGTCGGGGCGATCTACAAGCACTGGCCCGGCAAGACGGTCACCGAGTACGACGACCACCTCTTCTGCCTGTTGACCATGAACCACCACCCGCTGCACCTGGACGCGCACTACGCGGCCACGCAGACCGACTTCAAGCGCAACGTGGTGGTCGGCAACTACATCTACTCGCTGCTGCTGGGCATGTCCGTGCCGGACGTGAGCGGCAAGGCCATCGCCAACCTCGAGGTCGAGAGCCTGCGCCACGTCGCGCCGACCTTCCACGGCGACACCATCTACGGCGAGACCACCGTGCTGGACAAGCGCGAGTCGGAGTCCAAGCCCGACCGCGGCGTGGTCGCCGTGGAGACCCGGGGCTACAACCAGGACGGCACCCTCGTCTGCGTCTTCAAGCGCAAGGTCATGGTCCCCAAGCGCCCCGACTAG
- a CDS encoding RNA methyltransferase: protein MSSEHGESGGDELEVGVGPWAGPWPTDERYDPELLAGGDRRNVVDRYRYWRREAIVADLDARRHDFHVAIENWQHDLNIGTVVRTANAFLAAEVHIVGRRRWNRRGAMVTDRYQHVRHHESIGEFAGWAHAAGLVVIGIDNLPGSRPLETTTLPRRCVLLFGQEGPGLSDGARAACDQLYSIAQYGSTRSVNAGVASAVAMHAWIRAYAGPPPA, encoded by the coding sequence GTGAGCAGCGAACACGGCGAATCCGGCGGAGACGAGCTGGAGGTCGGCGTCGGCCCCTGGGCGGGCCCCTGGCCGACGGACGAGCGCTACGACCCCGAGCTGCTGGCCGGTGGCGACCGGCGCAACGTGGTGGACCGGTACCGCTACTGGCGGCGCGAGGCGATCGTGGCGGACCTGGACGCCCGGCGGCACGACTTCCACGTCGCGATCGAGAACTGGCAGCACGACCTCAACATCGGCACCGTCGTGCGCACCGCGAACGCCTTCCTCGCCGCCGAGGTGCACATCGTCGGCCGCCGCCGGTGGAACCGCCGCGGCGCCATGGTCACCGATCGCTACCAGCACGTACGCCACCACGAGTCGATCGGGGAGTTCGCCGGCTGGGCGCATGCGGCGGGCCTGGTGGTAATCGGCATCGACAACCTGCCCGGCAGCCGGCCGCTGGAGACGACCACCCTGCCGCGCCGCTGCGTGCTCCTTTTCGGGCAGGAGGGCCCCGGGCTGTCCGACGGCGCCCGGGCCGCCTGCGACCAGCTGTACTCGATCGCGCAGTACGGCTCGACCCGGTCCGTCAACGCCGGTGTCGCCTCGGCGGTGGCGATGCACGCCTGGATCAGGGCGTACGCGGGCCCGCCGCCGGCCTGA
- a CDS encoding DUF6758 family protein, with protein sequence MGLAVSCPRCGGDLRPPGLAHSDWVCERDGPVPPLHTAQHVNHEVFACVVKRAAETGVPVWCPWPLPTGWTVTGVAWVGDERSGVSATALACSGPTPFSDGPADVLLVAEDPGVGLGARYAGIPGPDPGPGFAHRPGNRGPDAKVKADGHPTPLWAVSTPDDRSAYAGEARGRWLYAVTWPAQAGYLLSEEVVLQDLTDWLPAELVYGALSPRLRARR encoded by the coding sequence ATGGGGCTCGCGGTGTCATGTCCGCGGTGCGGTGGCGATCTGCGGCCGCCCGGTCTTGCCCACTCCGACTGGGTCTGTGAGCGGGATGGGCCGGTGCCGCCGTTGCACACCGCCCAGCACGTCAATCACGAGGTCTTCGCCTGCGTGGTGAAGCGTGCGGCCGAGACGGGGGTGCCGGTGTGGTGCCCGTGGCCGCTGCCGACGGGGTGGACCGTGACCGGCGTGGCCTGGGTCGGCGACGAGCGCTCCGGCGTGTCGGCCACGGCGCTGGCCTGCAGCGGGCCGACCCCGTTCAGCGACGGCCCGGCGGATGTGCTGCTGGTCGCGGAGGACCCCGGGGTGGGCCTCGGCGCGCGGTACGCCGGCATCCCCGGCCCGGACCCCGGGCCCGGGTTCGCCCACCGGCCCGGCAATCGCGGGCCGGACGCGAAGGTGAAGGCCGACGGGCACCCCACTCCACTGTGGGCGGTGTCCACGCCCGACGACCGCAGTGCGTACGCCGGGGAGGCCCGGGGGCGCTGGCTGTACGCGGTGACCTGGCCCGCGCAGGCCGGCTACCTGCTCAGCGAGGAGGTCGTGCTGCAGGACCTCACCGACTGGCTGCCCGCCGAGCTCGTATACGGCGCGCTCTCCCCGCGCCTGCGCGCGCGCCGCTGA
- a CDS encoding PH domain-containing protein, whose amino-acid sequence MIGGLGPEEPGEEQTPGPDGPEWSGRRERDTEPIPRTRAESRPPADGESRADSGDHTHFVGTATVGAAAGAGGGRAGSGAGGRPPVDPGDGSLPPMGGDLPDFTEEELAGVRFDASGMPLGPRRVLPLEDEPSAMVARYLFPTERYRGEWKRHWVHLTNPLLIGIIATFALGYLSGFLAKQDVAGMWVVAVVIWALVMSWVAWTVADWYFDRFILTNKRLMLVQGLITRRVAMMPLLKVTDMKYEQSPLGRMLNYGTFVLESAGQDQALSKVEHMPNPNELYLRIVEEMYEPAAVEARLGREAEEE is encoded by the coding sequence ATGATCGGCGGACTGGGGCCGGAGGAGCCGGGCGAAGAGCAGACTCCGGGCCCTGACGGTCCGGAGTGGTCCGGTCGCCGCGAGCGCGACACGGAGCCCATCCCGCGCACCCGTGCGGAGTCACGCCCGCCCGCCGACGGCGAGTCGCGTGCGGACTCAGGCGATCACACACACTTCGTGGGGACGGCGACCGTGGGAGCGGCCGCCGGTGCGGGGGGCGGTAGAGCCGGCAGTGGAGCCGGTGGCCGGCCCCCCGTCGATCCCGGGGACGGGTCACTGCCGCCGATGGGCGGCGACCTCCCGGACTTCACGGAGGAGGAGCTCGCCGGAGTGCGTTTCGACGCCTCCGGCATGCCCCTGGGCCCGCGCCGGGTGCTGCCGCTGGAGGACGAGCCGAGCGCCATGGTCGCCCGCTACCTGTTCCCCACGGAGCGGTATCGCGGCGAGTGGAAGCGGCACTGGGTGCACCTGACCAACCCGCTGCTGATCGGGATCATCGCCACCTTCGCGCTCGGCTACCTGTCGGGCTTCCTGGCCAAGCAGGACGTGGCCGGCATGTGGGTGGTCGCGGTGGTCATCTGGGCGCTGGTGATGAGCTGGGTCGCCTGGACGGTCGCCGACTGGTACTTCGATCGGTTCATTCTCACCAACAAACGGCTGATGCTGGTGCAGGGACTCATCACGCGGCGCGTCGCGATGATGCCTTTGCTCAAGGTCACCGACATGAAGTACGAGCAGTCCCCGCTGGGTCGAATGCTCAACTACGGCACTTTCGTCCTCGAGTCCGCGGGCCAGGACCAGGCGCTCAGCAAGGTCGAGCACATGCCGAATCCGAACGAGCTCTACCTGCGCATCGTCGAGGAGATGTACGAGCCCGCCGCCGTCGAGGCGCGCCTGGGCCGGGAAGCGGAAGAGGAATAG
- a CDS encoding SigE family RNA polymerase sigma factor, with protein MEDEFREFVTARSAALLRTAYLLAGDWATAEDLLQTALTKTYLAWKRLGQIEAVEPYARRVLVNTATSWWRRRWHGERPTEFLPERAAPDNLEEQLERDVLWKHVKALPTRQRAVLVLRFYEDMSEAQTAALLQISPGTVKSQTSRALGTLRQRLAAEGVTGRLPAVAAAAPAVPRQRPDTVVTETLDLPTGEAAVMNGFTSVTAPAVPAPREEAVRPARVPVGQPGR; from the coding sequence ATGGAGGACGAGTTCCGCGAGTTCGTGACCGCACGTTCGGCTGCCCTGCTGCGTACCGCGTACCTGCTGGCCGGTGACTGGGCCACCGCGGAGGACCTGCTGCAGACGGCGCTCACCAAGACCTACCTGGCGTGGAAGCGGCTCGGCCAGATCGAGGCCGTGGAGCCGTACGCCCGGCGGGTGCTCGTCAACACCGCGACCAGCTGGTGGCGGCGGCGCTGGCACGGGGAGCGACCCACCGAATTCCTACCGGAACGGGCCGCACCGGACAATCTCGAAGAACAACTCGAACGCGACGTGCTGTGGAAACATGTCAAAGCTCTGCCGACACGACAACGCGCCGTGCTGGTACTGCGTTTCTACGAGGACATGTCTGAGGCGCAGACAGCCGCCCTGCTGCAGATCTCGCCCGGGACCGTGAAGAGCCAGACCTCTCGCGCCCTGGGCACGCTGCGGCAGCGGCTGGCTGCCGAGGGGGTCACCGGCAGGCTGCCCGCTGTTGCGGCGGCGGCGCCGGCGGTTCCGCGGCAGCGGCCGGACACGGTCGTCACGGAGACGCTCGACCTGCCCACGGGCGAGGCCGCCGTGATGAACGGGTTCACCTCGGTCACCGCACCCGCGGTGCCGGCGCCTCGGGAGGAAGCAGTTCGGCCGGCGCGAGTGCCGGTCGGCCAACCCGGGCGGTGA
- a CDS encoding PHP domain-containing protein: MIDLHLHSTASDGTTPPAELMRQAHAAGLTVAALTDHDTTSGWAAAAAALPAGLTLLPGAELSCRWHGDGESIGLHLLAYLFDPGYEPLARALARVRESRLGRAERMVALMRADGVPIDWDDVLRHAEGGTVGRPHLAAALIRAGLVADTQEAFASRWLGSRYRVPKEDLDVLAALRMVKAAGGVTVFAHPRASVRGRVVPDAVFGQLAAAGLDGLEADHHDHSPAERDEVRRHAAELGLFVTGSSDFHGTHKKVRIGEYTTAPAALERILAAATGTTPVTGAA, translated from the coding sequence ATGATCGACCTGCACCTGCACTCGACCGCGAGTGACGGCACCACCCCTCCCGCCGAGCTGATGCGGCAGGCCCACGCGGCCGGCCTCACCGTGGCGGCCCTCACCGATCACGACACCACCAGCGGCTGGGCGGCCGCCGCGGCCGCGCTGCCCGCCGGGCTCACCCTGCTCCCGGGCGCCGAGCTGAGCTGCCGCTGGCACGGCGACGGCGAGTCGATCGGGCTGCACCTGCTGGCCTACCTGTTCGACCCCGGGTACGAGCCGCTGGCCCGGGCGCTGGCCCGGGTGCGCGAGTCACGGCTGGGCCGGGCCGAGCGCATGGTCGCGCTGATGCGGGCCGACGGCGTCCCGATCGACTGGGACGACGTGCTGCGCCACGCCGAGGGCGGCACGGTCGGCCGGCCGCACCTGGCCGCCGCGCTGATCCGGGCCGGGCTGGTCGCCGACACCCAGGAGGCGTTCGCCTCGCGCTGGCTGGGCAGCCGCTACCGCGTACCCAAGGAGGACCTCGACGTCCTCGCCGCGCTGCGGATGGTCAAGGCGGCCGGCGGGGTGACCGTGTTCGCGCACCCCCGCGCGTCGGTGCGCGGCCGGGTCGTCCCGGACGCCGTGTTCGGGCAGCTCGCCGCCGCCGGGCTGGACGGCCTGGAGGCCGACCACCACGACCACAGCCCCGCCGAGCGGGACGAGGTGCGCCGCCACGCCGCCGAGCTGGGCCTGTTCGTCACGGGCAGCTCGGACTTCCACGGCACGCACAAGAAGGTGCGCATCGGCGAATACACCACCGCCCCGGCGGCGCTGGAGCGCATCCTCGCCGCTGCGACCGGCACCACCCCGGTTACGGGAGCCGCCTGA
- a CDS encoding MarC family protein has translation MDWKFFGEVFVTLLVITDPPGMVPIFLALTGALPARERHRAAWQAVALALGVIAVFAVAGQTILDYLHIQLPALQGAGGLLLVLVALELLTGKADDPDQQATSNIALVPLGTPLLAGPGAIVATMLFVQRADQPGDYAAIALGILAVMVAVWLVLRYSGFIVKVLRPGGIEVLTRIAGLLLAAIAVQLMADSIGAFVEMFTQSHP, from the coding sequence GTGGATTGGAAGTTCTTCGGCGAGGTCTTCGTGACCCTGCTCGTCATCACGGACCCGCCCGGCATGGTGCCCATCTTCCTGGCGCTGACCGGGGCGCTGCCCGCGCGGGAGCGCCACCGGGCCGCCTGGCAGGCGGTGGCGCTGGCGCTCGGCGTCATCGCGGTCTTCGCCGTCGCCGGGCAGACCATCCTGGACTACCTGCACATCCAGCTGCCCGCGCTGCAGGGCGCGGGCGGCCTGCTGCTGGTGCTCGTCGCGCTGGAGCTGCTCACCGGCAAGGCCGACGACCCGGACCAGCAGGCGACCTCCAACATCGCGCTGGTGCCGCTGGGCACCCCGCTGCTGGCGGGCCCCGGCGCCATCGTCGCGACCATGCTGTTCGTGCAGCGCGCCGACCAGCCCGGCGACTACGCGGCGATCGCGCTGGGCATCCTGGCCGTGATGGTCGCGGTCTGGCTGGTGCTGCGCTACTCCGGGTTCATCGTCAAGGTGCTGCGTCCCGGCGGCATCGAGGTGCTGACCCGCATCGCCGGTCTGCTGCTGGCCGCGATCGCGGTCCAGCTGATGGCCGACTCGATCGGCGCCTTCGTGGAGATGTTCACGCAGAGCCACCCGTGA
- a CDS encoding PD-(D/E)XK nuclease family protein — MPERLFVCTPSKLTAYADCPRRYRHAYVDRPAPPKGPAWAHNSLGASVHTALRNWWDVPVERRGPAALPRLLRATWVREGYRDDEQERAVYDRALGWLESYVAGLDPEQSPLGVERTVAAKTSLLALSGRADRIDARDGEAVIVDYKTGRTGLDADDARGSLALALYAFAAERVFRRPCRTVELHHLPTGTVAAHEHTPESIARHVSRAEDTARDIMAAERSLDEGADPDEAFPTNPGALCSWCDYRRVCPAGADAPHRDPWAAIESTVPTTLPHQQHPDGSPSPATP, encoded by the coding sequence ATGCCGGAGCGGCTGTTCGTCTGCACCCCGAGCAAGCTCACCGCGTACGCGGACTGCCCGCGCCGCTACCGCCACGCCTACGTCGACCGGCCCGCGCCGCCGAAGGGGCCCGCCTGGGCGCACAACTCCCTCGGCGCGAGCGTGCACACCGCGCTGCGCAACTGGTGGGACGTGCCGGTCGAGCGCCGGGGACCGGCGGCGCTGCCCCGCCTGCTCCGGGCCACCTGGGTGCGCGAGGGCTACCGCGACGACGAGCAGGAGCGGGCCGTCTACGACCGCGCGCTGGGCTGGCTGGAGTCGTACGTGGCCGGGCTCGACCCGGAGCAGTCCCCGCTGGGCGTCGAGCGCACGGTCGCCGCGAAGACGTCGCTGCTGGCGCTGAGCGGCCGCGCCGACCGCATCGACGCGCGCGACGGCGAGGCGGTGATCGTGGACTACAAGACCGGCCGCACCGGGCTGGACGCCGACGACGCGCGGGGTTCGCTGGCGCTGGCCCTGTACGCGTTCGCCGCCGAGCGGGTCTTCCGCCGCCCGTGCCGCACCGTGGAGCTGCACCACCTGCCCACCGGCACGGTCGCCGCGCACGAGCACACGCCCGAGTCGATCGCCCGCCACGTGTCCCGCGCCGAGGACACCGCCCGCGACATCATGGCCGCCGAGCGCTCGCTGGACGAGGGCGCCGACCCGGACGAGGCGTTCCCGACGAACCCGGGCGCCCTGTGCTCCTGGTGCGACTACCGGCGCGTCTGCCCCGCGGGCGCCGACGCCCCCCACCGCGACCCCTGGGCCGCGATCGAGTCCACCGTCCCCACCACCCTGCCCCACCAGCAGCACCCCGACGGCTCCCCGTCGCCCGCGACGCCGTGA
- a CDS encoding Fur family transcriptional regulator, with the protein MVLMYGGDEPQALLRARGLRVTRPRLAVLDILGQGGHLEVEEITRQARERLDSVSTQAVYDVLGALARAGLARRIEPAGSPARYEARSGDNHHHIVCRGCGAIADVDCATGAAPCLDPSQTHGFSLDEAEVTYWGLCPACQRLAAEDRAPTA; encoded by the coding sequence ATGGTTCTCATGTACGGCGGCGACGAGCCTCAGGCTCTCCTACGCGCGCGGGGCCTGCGGGTGACCCGGCCGCGCCTCGCCGTGCTCGACATCCTCGGCCAGGGCGGTCACCTCGAGGTCGAGGAGATCACCCGGCAGGCCCGCGAGCGGCTCGACTCGGTCTCCACCCAGGCGGTGTACGACGTGCTCGGCGCGCTCGCCCGCGCGGGCCTGGCCCGGCGGATCGAACCCGCCGGCTCGCCCGCCCGCTACGAGGCCCGCAGCGGCGACAACCACCACCACATCGTCTGCCGCGGCTGCGGCGCGATCGCGGACGTGGACTGCGCCACCGGCGCCGCGCCCTGCCTCGACCCGAGCCAGACCCACGGCTTCTCCCTCGACGAGGCCGAGGTCACCTACTGGGGCCTCTGCCCCGCCTGCCAGCGCCTCGCCGCCGAAGACCGCGCCCCCACCGCCTGA
- a CDS encoding DUF2231 domain-containing protein, translating into MFGEIFGLPAHPLLVHFGVVFGPLLIVASVLYALVPVLRKHLGWVVLGLGVAAPAALWFAKLSGENLFQALVDKGYPPQILAQVDLHKDYGDAAAWAGLLLGALSIGLVLFCTSAARKPATSGSKALVYGLSALVVALAVATGYYVFMTGDSGAQAVWGTI; encoded by the coding sequence GTGTTCGGGGAGATTTTCGGCCTGCCGGCGCATCCGCTGCTGGTCCACTTCGGCGTGGTCTTCGGGCCGCTGCTGATCGTGGCGTCGGTGCTCTACGCGCTGGTCCCGGTGCTGCGCAAGCATCTCGGCTGGGTGGTGCTCGGGCTCGGCGTGGCCGCCCCGGCCGCGCTCTGGTTCGCCAAGCTGAGCGGGGAGAATCTCTTCCAGGCGCTGGTCGACAAGGGCTACCCGCCGCAGATCCTCGCCCAGGTCGACCTGCACAAGGACTACGGCGACGCGGCGGCCTGGGCCGGGCTGCTGCTCGGCGCCCTGTCGATCGGGCTGGTGCTGTTCTGCACGTCGGCCGCGCGCAAGCCCGCGACGAGCGGTTCCAAGGCGCTGGTCTACGGCCTGTCCGCGCTGGTCGTGGCCCTGGCCGTGGCCACCGGCTACTACGTCTTCATGACCGGCGACAGCGGCGCCCAGGCGGTGTGGGGCACGATCTGA
- a CDS encoding translation initiation factor 2, translating to MSGPGDEQWRRPAPGADDADAERSARAYPGPPAAVPPPPGWHPELAQRLSPPRRLPEVDDDALDLDEDRADRFTNVLGIVAGVVLILIACIQWRT from the coding sequence ATGAGCGGCCCCGGCGACGAGCAGTGGCGCCGCCCCGCGCCCGGCGCGGACGATGCGGACGCCGAGCGCTCCGCGCGGGCCTATCCCGGACCGCCCGCGGCCGTCCCGCCGCCGCCCGGCTGGCACCCCGAGCTGGCACAGCGACTCAGCCCGCCCCGCCGGCTGCCGGAGGTCGACGACGACGCGCTCGACCTCGACGAGGACCGCGCGGACCGGTTCACCAACGTGCTCGGCATCGTGGCGGGCGTCGTGCTGATCCTGATCGCCTGCATCCAGTGGCGGACCTGA
- a CDS encoding 5-formyltetrahydrofolate cyclo-ligase has translation MSEYSVFSVPSAAAKREARLPLLAARRAMTPAAVAAADAALAARLSALVRPDAGWTVCAYAPLPGEPGGPELPARLAALPGVTRVLLPVLRPDRDLDWAAYTGPDALVPAAFGLREPTGPRCGVTGITEAALVLVPALAVDRSGLRLGRGGGSYDRALARVRPGTAVIALLHDGELVERVPAEPHDQRVTGVLMPSGLVRIPG, from the coding sequence ATGAGTGAATATTCCGTTTTTTCGGTGCCCTCCGCGGCGGCGAAGCGGGAGGCGCGCCTGCCGCTGCTCGCCGCCCGGCGCGCGATGACCCCGGCGGCCGTCGCCGCGGCCGACGCGGCACTCGCTGCCCGGCTGTCCGCCCTGGTCCGGCCGGACGCGGGATGGACCGTCTGCGCGTACGCGCCGCTGCCCGGCGAGCCCGGCGGCCCCGAGCTGCCGGCCCGGCTCGCCGCCCTGCCCGGCGTGACCCGGGTGCTGCTGCCGGTGCTGCGGCCGGACCGCGACCTCGACTGGGCCGCGTACACCGGCCCGGACGCCCTCGTCCCGGCCGCCTTCGGGCTGCGGGAGCCGACCGGCCCCCGCTGTGGCGTGACCGGTATCACTGAGGCGGCGCTGGTACTGGTGCCCGCGCTGGCCGTCGACCGGAGCGGGCTGCGGCTGGGGCGCGGCGGCGGCAGCTACGACCGGGCGCTGGCCCGGGTGCGCCCCGGCACGGCGGTGATCGCGCTGCTCCACGACGGGGAACTGGTGGAGCGGGTGCCCGCCGAGCCGCACGACCAGCGGGTGACCGGCGTGCTCATGCCGTCCGGCCTGGTGCGCATTCCCGGCTGA